One part of the Cystobacter ferrugineus genome encodes these proteins:
- a CDS encoding alpha/beta fold hydrolase, producing MILVGGTNGTRVEHQRARVGAEGQDSWTSAMALRMLWAGWAASVPAVLAATIAIAAVPHARGLSVFPELRHALVTPVCVLAALGAAFVHRALARRSARPRALLLAALLGLALAVFLGMAAMGPPGLAAAGGPAIIAVAVVLAFFVPRFVEHPTRSRAGVVALALAGTLEAAGVVAALASERAAPSGPPGLAFDIPRPMFDVEHRFIDLPSGARIHYVDEGQGETLLFLHGNPSWSFQWRDLIHGLRGSYRCIALDYPGFGLSQAPAEFGFTPREESRVLEEFVEHLGLRDVTLVMQDWGGPIGIGLAQRRPELVRRMILGSTWAWRTRTSEPRGIWSVIAGGPVGEFVQMNFNGLASFALKDSIVRELPPDVADVYVRPFQPLDRRGIAAFYPGQITAADDYFAELEAGLPSLEGKPTLIFWALEDPGFPRGDLERWEQALPDHRTVELPNAHHFFFEDTADEVVSEIRAFMSSDGTERTR from the coding sequence ATGATTCTCGTCGGTGGAACGAATGGAACACGGGTCGAGCACCAACGCGCTCGGGTGGGCGCGGAGGGTCAAGACTCCTGGACGAGTGCGATGGCCCTTCGCATGCTCTGGGCGGGGTGGGCCGCGTCCGTGCCCGCCGTGCTGGCCGCGACGATTGCCATTGCAGCCGTGCCCCATGCTCGCGGGCTCTCCGTCTTCCCTGAGCTCCGCCATGCGCTCGTGACGCCCGTGTGCGTACTCGCCGCGCTGGGCGCGGCATTCGTCCATCGCGCACTCGCCAGGCGCTCCGCTCGGCCGCGCGCGCTCCTGCTGGCGGCCCTGTTGGGGCTCGCGCTGGCCGTCTTCCTCGGGATGGCCGCCATGGGCCCTCCCGGTCTCGCCGCTGCCGGAGGCCCAGCCATCATCGCCGTGGCTGTCGTCCTGGCCTTCTTCGTCCCGCGCTTCGTCGAGCACCCAACGCGCTCGCGAGCGGGCGTGGTCGCGCTCGCTCTCGCCGGTACGCTCGAAGCCGCGGGCGTCGTCGCCGCGCTCGCGAGCGAACGGGCCGCGCCGTCCGGTCCCCCGGGGCTCGCGTTCGACATCCCCCGCCCGATGTTCGACGTCGAGCACCGCTTCATCGACCTGCCGAGCGGCGCGCGCATCCATTACGTGGACGAAGGACAGGGCGAGACACTGCTCTTCCTGCACGGCAACCCCTCCTGGTCATTCCAATGGCGCGACCTGATTCATGGGCTTCGCGGCTCGTACCGCTGCATCGCCCTCGACTACCCCGGCTTCGGCCTGTCCCAGGCGCCGGCGGAGTTCGGCTTCACCCCTCGTGAGGAGAGCCGCGTCCTCGAGGAGTTCGTCGAGCACCTCGGGCTTCGTGACGTGACGCTGGTCATGCAGGACTGGGGTGGGCCCATCGGCATCGGCCTCGCGCAACGCCGTCCCGAGCTCGTGCGGCGGATGATCCTGGGGAGCACCTGGGCGTGGAGGACGCGCACGAGCGAGCCGCGCGGCATCTGGTCGGTCATCGCTGGCGGGCCCGTGGGTGAGTTCGTGCAGATGAACTTCAACGGGCTTGCCTCGTTCGCGCTGAAGGACAGCATCGTCCGCGAGCTGCCCCCCGACGTGGCCGACGTCTATGTGCGTCCGTTCCAGCCGCTCGACCGCCGAGGCATCGCCGCCTTCTATCCGGGGCAGATCACCGCCGCGGACGACTACTTCGCGGAGCTCGAAGCCGGCCTCCCGTCCCTCGAGGGCAAGCCGACGCTCATCTTCTGGGCGCTCGAGGACCCGGGCTTTCCGCGCGGCGACCTCGAACGCTGGGAGCAGGCCCTTCCCGACCACAGGACCGTCGAGCTTCCCAACGCGCACCACTTCTTCTTCGAGGACACCGCGGACGAAGTGGTCTCGGAAATCCGCGCGTTCATGTCGTCGGACGGCACCGAGAGGACCCGTTGA
- a CDS encoding AraC family transcriptional regulator, whose amino-acid sequence MPGTPEEGSNRPDPRALAGVDPFSDVFTAMRARSALYCRMEASAPWGVKFAGSPHAKFGLVTRGSCWLEVAGEPGPIPLRGGDCYVVAANIGITVRDALRTRAVEGEALIRTKTGDLLHLGGGGAPTTVVTGLFEFDEWSSKPVFELLPRVLCVRGDEAQTSALGATLNLLAIETATPTLGAPLVINRLAEILFVQMIRTHYASGRAGELGWLAALGSAPLGAALRAMHHSPAHPWSVESLAGVAGMSRSAFAQRFKTQVGETPLEYLTRWRMYKAGCLLREGELGIAAIADAVGYESSGAFNRAFQRIYAQTPGEFRRTARRRGGVQSPA is encoded by the coding sequence GTGCCTGGAACGCCAGAAGAAGGATCCAATCGTCCAGACCCGAGGGCCCTGGCGGGCGTGGACCCGTTCAGTGACGTCTTCACCGCGATGCGCGCCAGGAGCGCGCTGTATTGCCGGATGGAAGCGAGCGCACCGTGGGGCGTGAAGTTCGCCGGCTCGCCGCACGCGAAGTTCGGGCTGGTGACGCGCGGTAGCTGCTGGCTCGAGGTCGCCGGAGAGCCGGGCCCCATCCCCCTGCGCGGTGGAGATTGCTACGTCGTCGCGGCGAACATCGGCATCACGGTGCGCGACGCGCTCCGCACCCGCGCCGTCGAAGGGGAGGCGCTCATCCGGACGAAGACCGGAGACCTGCTCCACCTCGGTGGCGGCGGGGCGCCGACCACCGTCGTCACCGGCCTGTTCGAGTTCGACGAATGGAGCAGCAAGCCGGTCTTCGAGCTGCTGCCTCGCGTGTTGTGTGTGCGGGGCGACGAGGCGCAGACCAGTGCCCTGGGCGCGACGCTCAACCTCCTGGCCATCGAAACCGCGACGCCCACCCTCGGAGCGCCGCTGGTCATCAACCGCCTGGCGGAAATCCTGTTCGTGCAGATGATTCGGACGCACTACGCGTCGGGCCGGGCCGGCGAGCTGGGATGGCTGGCGGCGCTCGGAAGCGCACCGCTCGGAGCCGCGCTGCGCGCGATGCACCATTCGCCCGCGCACCCCTGGTCCGTCGAGTCGCTCGCTGGCGTCGCGGGCATGTCCCGCTCGGCGTTCGCACAGCGCTTCAAGACACAGGTCGGCGAGACACCGCTCGAGTACCTGACGCGCTGGCGCATGTACAAAGCCGGCTGTCTCCTGCGCGAGGGAGAACTCGGGATCGCGGCCATCGCGGACGCCGTCGGGTACGAGTCCTCCGGCGCCTTCAACCGGGCCTTCCAGCGCATCTACGCGCAGACCCCGGGCGAGTTCAGGCGCACCGCTCGCCGCCGCGGGGGCGTGCAGTCCCCGGCCTGA